The following coding sequences lie in one Spodoptera frugiperda isolate SF20-4 chromosome 24, AGI-APGP_CSIRO_Sfru_2.0, whole genome shotgun sequence genomic window:
- the LOC118278678 gene encoding stAR-related lipid transfer protein 7, mitochondrial isoform X1, with product MLCSKLKQIVLPQQALNNTVQFRYLVTSRYLFKQWIWYDGFLANLGKKEVGRMSAFRFILRDFRVWSAWTRCNIVSTVVRRCRRDRSVREVIQRFKQTFFRPRRTLLISATAAYKARDGDNEDDTPVSCDKNITDEELQALVSELEGVEMLSRNTLFCIGCGKRLVIEKKQPGVPYCSCKVSEMPAESPDGWVPYMEAEDVIIWRKEYKPGMGLYAYKVYGRYLDVRASDFAAVQVDGAYRTVWDAAVAALAVVERKANGLADQAVLHWEVLWPRLFANRDYVYIRRHKEFDVATQSLPHKDGLFQASQTVTRNETVYTERPSVHSKAKRKAMEACSRERDGEMCENKVYVIMSRSCEHPKVPESKHAIRVSEYWSHMVVKTLNGPDKAGMEFVLTYYDEPAVGGMPTTVAAWATGRAAPAYLQRMRRAACDYRAWRRNKQEDLPEFIPFARDEPDEEQTAGIVNEEDMKSSQTGPELEKSDCTRDQSTQTDVVSTLPHQPEAKVAQLSGKVKENVGAELKDVHNETQPLTPEPETPKEEEEPKTGGWWRYLYPFYYFV from the exons ATGTTATgtagtaaattaaaacaaattgtattacCACAACAGGCCTTAAACAACACCGTACAGTTTCGCTACTTGGTAACGTCTCGATATCTGTTCAAGCAATGGATCTGGTACGATGGGTTTTTGGCGAATTTAGGTAAAAAAGAAGTTGGTAGAATGTCTGCCTTCAGGTTTATTTTGAGGGATTTTCGCGTGTGGAGTGCTTGGACAAGGTGTAATATAGTGAGTACGGTGGTTAGAAGGTGTAGGAGAGATCGCAGTGTAAGGGAAGTGATACAGAGATTCAAACAAACATTCTTTCGACCGAGAAGAACTCTGCTAATATCAGCTACTGCTGCCTATAAGGCTCGTGACGGAGATAACGAAGATGATACCCCAGTCAGCTGCGACAAAAATATTACAGATGAGGAATTACAG GCCTTGGTATCAGAGCTGGAGGGAGTGGAGATGCTGTCGAGGAACACACTGTTCTGCATCGGTTGTGGAAAGAGGCTAGTCATTGAGAAGAAGCAGCCCGGAGTACCGTACTGCTC ATGCAAAGTATCAGAGATGCCGGCGGAGTCTCCGGACGGTTGGGTGCCCTATATGGAGGCTGAGGATGTCATCATATGGAGGAAAGAGTACAAACCTGGCATGGGACTATATGCGTATAAAG TATACGGCAGGTACCTAGACGTGCGAGCATCAGATTTCGCCGCGGTGCAAGTGGACGGCGCGTACCGGACCGTGTGGGACGCGGCCGTCGCGGCGCTGGCGGTCGTGGAGCGCAAGGCCAATGGACTGGCCGACCAGGCCGTGTTACATTGGGAGGTGCTGTGGCCG AGGCTATTCGCAAACAGAGACTACGTATACATAAGACGGCACAAAGAATTCGATGTCGCGACACAAAGCCTCCCGCACAAAGACGGACTGTTTCAGGCGTCACAAACCGTTACCCGAAATGAGACAGTGTACACCGAAAGACCCAGTGTGCACTCGAAAGCGAAACGGAAAGCTATGGAGGCTTGTAGTAGAGAGAGAGATGGAGAGATGTGTGAGAATAAGGTGTATGTTATCATGTCTCGGTCCTGTGAACACCCGAAGGTGCCGGAGTCCAAACATGCCATTCGGGTTTCTGAATATTGGAGTCATATGGTCGTTAAAACCCTGAATGGACCTGATAAG GCGGGTATGGAGTTCGTGCTAACGTACTACGACGAGCCGGCGGTGGGGGGGATGCCCACTACGGTGGCCGCCTGGGCGACGGGGCGCGCCGCCCCCGCCTACCTGCAGCGCATGCGGCGAGCTGCCTGCGATTACAGAGCTTGGAGACGGAACAAGCAGGAG GATCTACCGGAGTTCATACCGTTCGCTAGAGACGAGCCGGACGAGGAGCAGACTGCAGGCATCGTCAATGAGGAAGATATGAAG TCATCCCAAACGGGTCCGGAGCTAGAGAAGTCGGACTGTACCCGAGATCAGAGCACGCAGACGGACGTAGTGTCGACGCTGCCGCACCAGCCTGAGGCCAAGGTGGCACAGCTGTCCGGCAAGGTGAAGGAAAATGTCGGCGCTGAACTTAAAGATGTTCATAAT GAGACCCAACCCCTAACTCCGGAGCCGGAGACCCCCAAAGAAGAGGAGGAACCAAAAACTGGTGGGTGGTGGCGATATTTGTACCCattctattattttgtttaa
- the LOC118278678 gene encoding stAR-related lipid transfer protein 7, mitochondrial isoform X2, whose translation MLCSKLKQIVLPQQALNNTVQFRYLVTSRYLFKQWIWYDGFLANLGKKEVGRMSAFRFILRDFRVWSAWTRCNIVSTVVRRCRRDRSVREVIQRFKQTFFRPRRTLLISATAAYKARDGDNEDDTPVSCDKNITDEELQALVSELEGVEMLSRNTLFCIGCGKRLVIEKKQPGVPYCSCKVSEMPAESPDGWVPYMEAEDVIIWRKEYKPGMGLYAYKVYGRYLDVRASDFAAVQVDGAYRTVWDAAVAALAVVERKANGLADQAVLHWEVLWPRLFANRDYVYIRRHKEFDVATQSLPHKDGLFQASQTVTRNETVYTERPSVHSKAKRKAMEACSRERDGEMCENKVYVIMSRSCEHPKVPESKHAIRVSEYWSHMVVKTLNGPDKAGMEFVLTYYDEPAVGGMPTTVAAWATGRAAPAYLQRMRRAACDYRAWRRNKQEDLPEFIPFARDEPDEEQTAGIVNEEDMKSSQTGPELEKSDCTRDQSTQTDVVSTLPHQPEAKVAQLSGKVKENVGAELKDVHNETQPLTPEPETPKEEEEPKTG comes from the exons ATGTTATgtagtaaattaaaacaaattgtattacCACAACAGGCCTTAAACAACACCGTACAGTTTCGCTACTTGGTAACGTCTCGATATCTGTTCAAGCAATGGATCTGGTACGATGGGTTTTTGGCGAATTTAGGTAAAAAAGAAGTTGGTAGAATGTCTGCCTTCAGGTTTATTTTGAGGGATTTTCGCGTGTGGAGTGCTTGGACAAGGTGTAATATAGTGAGTACGGTGGTTAGAAGGTGTAGGAGAGATCGCAGTGTAAGGGAAGTGATACAGAGATTCAAACAAACATTCTTTCGACCGAGAAGAACTCTGCTAATATCAGCTACTGCTGCCTATAAGGCTCGTGACGGAGATAACGAAGATGATACCCCAGTCAGCTGCGACAAAAATATTACAGATGAGGAATTACAG GCCTTGGTATCAGAGCTGGAGGGAGTGGAGATGCTGTCGAGGAACACACTGTTCTGCATCGGTTGTGGAAAGAGGCTAGTCATTGAGAAGAAGCAGCCCGGAGTACCGTACTGCTC ATGCAAAGTATCAGAGATGCCGGCGGAGTCTCCGGACGGTTGGGTGCCCTATATGGAGGCTGAGGATGTCATCATATGGAGGAAAGAGTACAAACCTGGCATGGGACTATATGCGTATAAAG TATACGGCAGGTACCTAGACGTGCGAGCATCAGATTTCGCCGCGGTGCAAGTGGACGGCGCGTACCGGACCGTGTGGGACGCGGCCGTCGCGGCGCTGGCGGTCGTGGAGCGCAAGGCCAATGGACTGGCCGACCAGGCCGTGTTACATTGGGAGGTGCTGTGGCCG AGGCTATTCGCAAACAGAGACTACGTATACATAAGACGGCACAAAGAATTCGATGTCGCGACACAAAGCCTCCCGCACAAAGACGGACTGTTTCAGGCGTCACAAACCGTTACCCGAAATGAGACAGTGTACACCGAAAGACCCAGTGTGCACTCGAAAGCGAAACGGAAAGCTATGGAGGCTTGTAGTAGAGAGAGAGATGGAGAGATGTGTGAGAATAAGGTGTATGTTATCATGTCTCGGTCCTGTGAACACCCGAAGGTGCCGGAGTCCAAACATGCCATTCGGGTTTCTGAATATTGGAGTCATATGGTCGTTAAAACCCTGAATGGACCTGATAAG GCGGGTATGGAGTTCGTGCTAACGTACTACGACGAGCCGGCGGTGGGGGGGATGCCCACTACGGTGGCCGCCTGGGCGACGGGGCGCGCCGCCCCCGCCTACCTGCAGCGCATGCGGCGAGCTGCCTGCGATTACAGAGCTTGGAGACGGAACAAGCAGGAG GATCTACCGGAGTTCATACCGTTCGCTAGAGACGAGCCGGACGAGGAGCAGACTGCAGGCATCGTCAATGAGGAAGATATGAAG TCATCCCAAACGGGTCCGGAGCTAGAGAAGTCGGACTGTACCCGAGATCAGAGCACGCAGACGGACGTAGTGTCGACGCTGCCGCACCAGCCTGAGGCCAAGGTGGCACAGCTGTCCGGCAAGGTGAAGGAAAATGTCGGCGCTGAACTTAAAGATGTTCATAAT GAGACCCAACCCCTAACTCCGGAGCCGGAGACCCCCAAAGAAGAGGAGGAACCAAAAACTG